From the Candidatus Poribacteria bacterium genome, the window CTGTGAGGTGAAGACGTGGGGGATATATTGGAGCTGACGCTCGAGGATAAGCTTTACAGAACCAGATATGAACCTGATCCGGATAACCCTCATATCGAGGTCGATCAGAAGCTATGTGCCGCATGTCGTGATAGGCCATGTCTGTTTATCTGCCCAGCTCAGGTGTATAAAACCGACCCCAACG encodes:
- a CDS encoding 4Fe-4S dicluster domain-containing protein; protein product: MTLEDKLYRTRYEPDPDNPHIEVDQKLCAACRDRPCLFICPAQVYKTDPNDESRIIVSHENCLECGTCRKICPQGAIKWRFPDGGMGVKYRFG